The genomic stretch CGTTAAGGGGGTCAGCTTAGTACAAGAGACAGCCGTCGTTGACCCCAACATGCTTTTCTTGTATCTTGAGGAGACCCGCCAATACATGAATGACCTAAAGCAACAGGCGAAAacggagaaaaagagaaaagctAAAAAGCTAGCTGCAACCAAGGCGGCCCTTCTCAAGGTTCTCGTCAAGTATCTTGACACGGACTACGCCGAGACCAAAAAGACCCTGTACCCACTGCTAGAAGCCAACACAATAACCTTCGATCTACTCTGGGCATTGTTCAAGCCGAACACCATCGCATACACCCCAACATACGGGAATCAGGACGAGCCACGAGCGTTTAAGCTCGAGTATGCCACCAAGGAGTCCTCTTTCATGAAAGGTCAGTGGTACAGTATTGAAGGCCGCTACCTTGAATACGACGGGAAGTCCTTTGGTATGGGAACAATGCTGGCTGAAGTAGAAAGCTTCAAGGGCGCTCGCAAGATAACCAGCCTCAACTGCTACCCGCTGAAGTACCATCGAGAGGCTGAGGATGTCAAAGCCAAGCTGATTGAGAGAGGCAAGAAGTTTGTATCAATGAGAGGAATGAACTACCGGTTCCACAAAGGCATGGCTTtctacaagaagaagcggtcTGTCATCAAAGTCAACATCAATGGAAGAGTTATGATTGATCCTGCCATTCACCGCCGGATCAACCCTAACTATCCTATCAGCACTGTCCGCCCGAAAGATGCAGATTATATCGATGACTCCGACGGTGCCGGTAGTGATGGCGGATGCTGTTGCGTGTCAGAATCTGACTCAGATGACCCATACGTCCATCGTCGGGACTCGGATGCCCCTAGAGTCCGGTACAAGGTTATCCAGGATAAGGAGGGCAACCCGCACGTGGTTGAAGTTGAGCTAGACGAAAATGGCAATGAAATCCAGAAGGAGCAGATGGACGAAGTAGAGGACCCATCCGAGAGAGACTTCACTGAAGAAGAATTGTTAATAGCTAGTCCGGTGGTTTTGGGATTCGCTTTTAGCGAGAAACTGTGGCTAGAATTCAGCATCTCGGGCATCAGCGATATTAACTGGAATGAAGACGCATTCGACTCCCTGGTCCTTCCAGACAACCAGAAATCAATTGTTAAGGCCCTCGTGGAATCCCACACTTTCTGCGCCGCACAGAATATCGACGACGTTATTCAAGGCAAGGGCAAAGGTCTAGTTGCTGTGCTCCACGGACCACCAGGCACAGGTAAAACACTGACAGCCGAAGGCATCGCCGAGCTACTCAAACGTCCATTGTACATGGTCAGCGCTGGAGAGCTGGGAACGGACTCCCGGACCCTGGAGGCTGAGCTCAACAAGATCCTGGATATCGCCCATTCCTGGGGCGCAGTGCTCCTGCTTGACGAAGCAGATATATTCCTCGAGAAGCGCACGATCCAGGATATCCACCGCAATGCTCTCGTCAGCATCTTCCTTCGTCTCCTGGAGTACTTCCAAGGTATTCTTTTCCTGACCACTAACCGAGTGGAAACCTTCGATGATGCCTTCCAGTCCCGTATCCATGTTGCCCTGCGATACGGCGacctcaccaccaaggcGAAGCGAAGCGTATGGAAGATGTTCGTCGAGAAAGTCCAAGCAATGGACGGTGTGCAAACAGCCACCTTCACCGAAAAGGACTTCGACAATCTCGCTCGTCACAACCTCAACGGACGACAGGTAAGCTTAAACCCATCCATCACACTCCCAATCCCATCCTAAAGAACCCAAAACTGATCCATACCCCAGATTAAAAACTCCGTCCGCACCGCGCAAGCCCTAGCCGTCAACGAGAAGACCCCTCTCTCCATGGAACATATCAAGCGAGTCTTAGAAGTAGCAGAAACATTCGACCACGATCTCCGCGGTGGAACAGGCTACATCGACGCAATGAGAAGCTACACATAAGACATAACATATAAAAGCAGATACGACTTACGAACGATAATTAACACAAGAATATGAGAAACGGAATGAGATATGAAATGAGATAATACGGGATCGACACGATTTTTTCCCTGTGAGATTAGCTATTCCCTGGAGATCAGTtcattttattgatttatttgTCTTCTGGCTTGGTTTGTTTGCGGGCTGAAGGATACCCTATTTAGTCCTAGCCTTCTCTCACTTTTCCTCTgattttgttcttcttttgatttaTCGTGTTTGTAGCGGGCTTTGGTTTGAttggtgtttttgtttgtttttgtgCTAACGATGAGGGATGAATTCACTAAACCCTCCATCACAGATGGCCGGGTTCTCGGGTAGGATaagagatagaagaataAAGACAGAATTAAGAATGGAAACCAAGATTATCACACCGCATCAGATAAGATCTATGATTCTATATGCCTCGGTAAAGCGGGTCCACTAGTTCTGTCACATATCGCATCAGACTACAAATTGTACAGGAGATTTTAGATAAGGCTTCGAGACCAAATACGGAAATCAGGGGAATCAATTATATTTTCGAAATGTTTAGGAAATACATGTTCGTCGCCTTTGCCATCATGAAACGGCGCCCAAGGAATCGTCAATTGACTATCCATCAGCTCGTCATTGCTCCAGAAACAAACTGCAGCTGCATCTCCTCCGATATAAAGCCGATGCAAGTGGAAGCATACACGATGGGTAATAGGCGTAAAATGTCATACACAAGACTGTTATACAGGGAGGAAAAGAGCTGCAGACGGCCTAGTTTACCTTATGAGAGTAATTTAAGGGTTGGCCTTGACGAAGTCAATACCCTTCTGGATGTTCTTCTTGAGGTCACCAAGGCAGGcctcgaggagcttctcctcGTAGGCGTTGACCTGGCCAACGGggaggatcttctcaacACCGTTGGGGCCGAGCTCGACCTtggaggcgaagaagtcAACACCCTGGTCCTTGTAGAGAGGGCTGTCGACGAAAGTGGGCTCAACGACACCCTTCTCACCCTGGGCGGCCTTCAGGAGGGACTCAGCCATGCGAGCAccagccatggccatggaGAGGGTGGCAGAGCCAGcaccatccttggccttgacaaCCTCATCACCACCGAACTGGATGCGGTTGACGAGCTCATCGCGGGTCTTACCCTCAATGCTGGGGTGGCTGGActgggagagaagagggacAATGGTCACACCGGAGTGACCACCGACGACAGTGACGGCCTCGTTGGAGGGGTCGGTCTTCTGGACCTGGGAGATGAAGCGAGAGGCACGGACAACGTCAAGGGTAGTGACACCGAAGAGACGCTTGGGGTTGTAGACACCCTTGGACTTGAAGACCTCAGAGACGATGGGGACGGTGGAGTTGACCTGATTGCAATTAGCGCGAGATAACTGGTAGCAGTGGGTGGAAAGCGTCATACAGGGTTGgagatgacgaggatgttggCCTCGGGGGAAGCCTCGGCGGCGGCCTTAGCAAGGTCGCGGACAATGGAGGCGTTGGTGTTGAACAGGTCTGGCGATATTATAATTAGTATTCAATTCCCAGTGCCATTGACAAGTTAACGGTTCATACCGTCACGGGTCATGCCGGGCTTGCGAGGAACACCGGCAGGGATGAGGACGATCTCGGAGCCCTTGAGAGCATCACGGAGGCCAGAGGGGGTAGCCTCGTAGCCAGAGACGGtgctgttggtgttgatgtggCTCAGGTCAGCGGCAACACCTATTGTATCCTTATGTTAGCCCTGTCTTGAATCACCGAAGTCGGAGATGTTGCAAGCTGTGCAAAAACATACCAGGGCCACCGCGGATATCGTAGAGGGCAAGCTCAGAAACACGGGGGTTGAGCTtgaggagaagggagagaggCTGGCCAATGCCACCAGCGGCACCAAGAACGGCAACCTTGGAAGcctatgaagaagataagtTAGTATGTTAGTTTTGTTGATGTTGCAGAGCTAGCTCCGAGGTCCAATGGATCCATTCAATCACACACCTGGCTGgcagaggcggagaaggcgCGcttctggaggaggttgaaAGACTGGCGAGCAGCGAACATTGTGAATGATGTGTAGGAAAGGATAGAAAGAATTCTATCTgggagaaatggaaaggtgaggtggaaagagaaaagaaaagaggatgagaaaggagagaaagaaagaaagggaagaggaatcgGCGGCCGTTGGTTGCCGGTGAGAAGGAATTCACTAACGAATTTGGTTTGTTGGCGGCTAAATCGATCCGTTTCCGATTCTTTCCCCACGCACGGCTGACTCGGAATCATTCGTCACTTCACATGGGGACCGGCGTCAACCCTCGTATAATTTGTATATTATATTTGTTCTGTCTCAACTTGAACAGTCCCCCAAATTCATGGCCATGTAGCCTTCAATTGGCCTCAATGGCATATAGttacaaaaagaaaatataaaaagagcATAGAATGATATCATAATGCAATCCGAACACCTGCGCTTGCGAAACATACCCAAGCAACATCCAGAGAATCCATACCGACAGTcaacaaaaaaaatcataGACTATCTCAAAAAGTGTAATACAGCCCAgcaaaagaggaagaatatgaggACCCCACCCCAGAAAATCCACTTATCCTGCTTTGCCCGTCGCTCCACTTTTCGGATGGTTTCACCGCTGACTCCCAGGGTATTAGCGACACTATACAGCCGACGCTGCGTTCCCTTCAACACCTCTCGCTGCTGCCCAAGATCCGCTAGTACAGCACGTCCCCGGTCGAGGAATTCATCAAGCTGTATGCTCGTGTTGGCCAAGAAAGATTGCTCGCGAAGCGCATGAGTCTCACGGTTGTAATCTGCGGGTGAAGCGCCGAAACTGAGCCCCCCGCGGGACGAAGATGGAGCGAAGGCCGACGACTGAGGAAGGGAAGATTGGGCGTATGGGTTCTCGGGTGTCGCTGTGTGATGTGGACGTCGACCAAGTAGTTCATTACGGTTTGTCACGGATTGCTATGATGTCCAAGATCATCAAAATCAGCGAAAAGCATGTTTGGCATAATCCCAACAATTCTCAAAAACTTACGGCATCCTCTCGTTCTTTGCGTAGCCTATCGAAATGCAGTCGGTAATCTGCTAGCTCCGACCGAAAATTACTGCAGAACCATGCCTCAGTCAGCCTGTCTCGATGATCAAGTCGGCTATAGTTGCCTACTTTACTCTCTCAAACGccttttgttgtttttcgGGTATCAACTCTTTCTTCGATAGAGCTGAGTAGTCATCGACGGTGCGCGATAAGGAAGCAAGTGAAGCTGCGATCTGGCCTATGGTCTTGCATAAGTTTCCATCGCAACTAAAGGCCCGTACTTGTTTATCTTTGTAGAGCAAGAGTTCAGTCAGTACCTTGTAATGCGGGCGAGGATGTGGCAGGTGACTGCGCGAATGTGTCCAGATCTCGACGGATAGCAGAGGACTGCTTCAGGGCCGAATTAAAAAGAGAGTTCTGTGCAGATTACACCTGTTAGTCACAATTCCATGACCAGACGTCAGCACGAATAATACCATTTTCCACAGGCAACTCCGTTACTGGGCACTCTGCATATAAACACAGTAGACGAGGAAGTCGGAAAGTATATGAAAGAGTCCGCCACTGTAGGGGAACCTTGATTGTAATGCGCAGAGTAAATATCACTAATATATGGCTTTGGGGGAACAGCGATGTGGGTGTTATGCTTGTTTGTACCTTTACTACGGTCTTGTAGCTAATGCCGGCCGAGGCCACATGTTCTTGCAGCACAATTCTGACGCCGCTGACCGCCTCCCGCGTTGCTTTTTTTTAGCATGTCCAACTATTTTCATCGTCATTGTTTACTAGCAGTACTCAGCTACAAATTGACATTTGCACTTTAATAGTGCCTAGCTAACTACTTATCTGACTAAGACTTGACAAGTTATACCATGACTCATGATTGACTTGGTTGTATTGTATTTAAGGCTCAATTACTTGCGATATACTTTGGCCGGTTCAATTATATAATGGACATCGACGATGCTCAACGAGAAGGGTATGCCATTATGAAATACTGATACAACAATAAAAACCATCACCGCGCCGAGTCCAGCCCTTGGGAAGTGTGGGTAACAGAGCTATGATGAAATATGACAATCAAAAACAATCATATAGAGATAGGCTCCGAGACTGAACGCCACGATCAGCGATACCCGCTATCTATTTGGGAGGGTACTTGTTTTGAAGAAACCACCTGATAGATTTAGACATTAGCAAAGGGGCTTAAAGGTTGACATTGAGCACACCGACAGACTTACTTGCTGACAAAATAATCAACCGCACCAAATGCTCCAACAGCTCCGGACCAGAGTCCGATCAGCTCCCAGGAGAGTTTGCCTTGAGCATGTTTCCGGTATGCACCGAACCCCAGCCCTGCGCCCACTAAGCTCAGGAGCACAGCATTGCCGATATAGACCGGATTATCCGAGTTGCGGCATACGCCAGAAGCCTtagccttggccttggccttaGCTTTCCGCtcttccttcgctttcttATTTTCCTCGGACTCTTCCTGCTCTATCCGCTCGGCTTGAGTAGTGGTCTTGATGTCTTGATCCAGGAAATTCGAGTCCACGACGGTGACGTGTTGTGAATCTACGTCGACTAACGAGGCGGTGCTCTCGGATTCATCCTTATAGATCCCACCAACGCTCGGGGCACGGCTATATTTCAATTAGTCAGAGGGACATTCTGATATATAGTCTTATAGACAGGCCTTGCGTCGACTTACGCCTGACCGGGGTGTTAGTTCTGATACCAATAAGTGCGAGTTTATTGGGGACAAAGAAGGTATGGGTAGGGATGTCACGTACCTCCTCTGCAGATTGCTCCGGGCCCTTGGCGGCTACTTCAGCATAAGACATGTTTGAGGCGTCACGTAGACTGAAGATTGGAAGGTTATGTATTTATGGTCTGCGACAGTTAGTTCGGCGGAAGCATGGCTAGTGGGGTGGTAACATGAAATCTATTATGGATTGTTGAGGACACGGCATCCTACCtgaaaaagtaaaaagagagggaTTCTGATCGAGGGGGGAACTGAGAATGAGACTTTAAAGGCACTGTTAAATGGAAGTGAGGTAAAGTTTTGAGAAGACGCATGCATGGATTTATACGAATGCCAGGGCGCAGGAGCGGCCGTGAAAGAATGACATCACGTCACTGATCAGCCGGTGGAGTTGGAGCACTGCCAAGACCCACCATGGTAACATTCGAGTCTCGActgtaaagaaaaaggcttGGCCCTCGTTCAGAATCAAGCCCGAAGAAATTAAGTTAAAATTGGAACATGGTTAGCGGCCAACAATTGGTACTGGGCTGAGAAACATTTTTCAATCAGTCGCCTCTGCAGTCGACAGCGGCCTAAACACGGACTTGACCCGGGAATAGAATTCTAAAGGAACATAAGAAATGGATTTAGATCTGATGCACTGTACTTGACAGACCTATTACGGTCAAAAAACACTAGAATGATTTTTAATACATATTAAAACAATGCCAAAAGGAACTCCGGTCGTAGATAGGTAATACATCTGGCATTATGGAATCCCAAACAGACCAGATGGAGCTTAGAGCAGCAGCTCCAAGGGGttctcaacaaccttcttcagctccttaATCCATTCAGCACCAACGGCACCATCGACAACCTTGTGGTCAAAGCTGCCAGTCACAATGATCTGGTCGTCCCACTCAACCTCGGTACCGTTCTCAGTCTCAACAGGGACGGCAACCTTGCGGGTGGTGCCAACAGCCAGGATACCAGCCTGAGGGGGGTTGATAACAGCAGTGAACCGCTCAACGGCAGGGTTCATTCCCATGTTGCTGATGGTGAAAGTACCACCCTGGTACTCCTCCGGCTTAAGCTTGTTGTCGCGAGCACGCTTACCAAGGTCCTTGATAGAGTTAGAGATGCTGGAGAGGCCGAGACCCTGGACGTTCTTCACAACAGGGGTGATCAGTCCAGCAGGAGTGGCAACGGCAACACTGATGTCGGCATTCTTGTGCTGGCGGATGACTACCTGGCCGTTCTCCTCGTGCCAGCTGGAGTTGACAGCCGGCACCTTCTGAAGAGCCGCAGCACAAGCCTTGACAAGGAAGTCATTGACGGAAAGCTTGTACTTGCCATCGGCAGAGGCGTTAAGGGCCTGGCGGAGCTTCAGAAGCTTAGTGACAGACAGAGTAGTTGAGACGAAGAAGTGGGGGTTCTCTCTGGTGGATTGCTGAAGGCGGCTGGCAATAGTCTTGCGCATGGATGTAAGAGGGATATCCTCATAGGTAGGGCCAGCAGCGGCAGAAGCGCTGGGCTTGTActtctcaacatcctccttggTGATCTGACCGCCTCGGCCAGTGCCCTTAAGGGCCTTGATTGGCACACCCTTCTCCAGAGCAagagccttggcagcagGGCTGATAGTAGGCTCACGGTCGAGACTGGGCTGAAGCTTCTCACCCGAGGTCTCGGGCTCCTGAGCAGCAGGCTCGGGAGCCGGTGTAGAAGCGGGAGCAGCATCAGCAGCACCCTTGGATTCTTCCTTGCTCTCCTGAGCTGGGGCAGCACCCTTGTCACCACCGGCATCCTCAGCGGTGAACGACTCGAACGACGAAACATCAGTGCCCTCTTCAACGAGGACGGCGATAGGCTGTTGACGCGCAATTAGTAAATGCAACAATACGGGACACTGAAAATTTGCATCGCAGCACATACGGAGCCGACAGCAACCTCCTTCTCACCAGTTTCCTTCAGAACTTTAGCCAAGacaccttcttcttggaactCGAAATCCATCTGTGCCTTATCGGTCTCAATCTCGACCAAAACATCTCCGGGCTGCAGGGAATCGccgggcttcttctgccagGCACCGATGTTTCCAGCAAGCATTGTTGGCGACAAAGCAGGCATGCTAATGATAGTGTGAGGGGGGAAGGCTGCAACTCGACATGTTAGAATTGGACGACTGCACTATGAAGATAAGAAGGATAAAAACTGGACGGGCGTACACTTGGAGGCATAGTAGCGGGAAAGGGCAGCGAAGGCGGGCAATTGGGGTCTGAAAATAGGGATAGCAACGTCAGCCATTCTGAATATGAAATTTGAGAGTCCAAGCGCAGGCTATAACATACTGAACAGCATCCTTGAATCTGTGCATAACCTGCGGCCTCCTCAGGGAGGAGGCGCCTTTGATGAGCATGGCGCTGGGAGTGCGCATCCTGACAGCACTGGCGACCATGGTGCCTGAATGCTGTGAGTATGATACAATGAAAGGGCCCGGGATGCGacaaagagaggagagaggatGGAAGGGCGGGCGAGAGGTATATCTGGCAGGTGGAAGGGCCCGGTATCAAAGAGTTGAGGAGTGCAGCTCTAGGAACTTTTCTGTTGAGCTTCCCGGTGAGAGATCGGAATAGTGTCGCCGGGTGCCGCCGGTGTCCTGCTTAGGTAAGTTGTAAGCAGGTCTCCGTCGCGTACCTGGCACGAATCGGCGTCCGTAGATTATCCCCGTCCGCCGGAGAAGACACGCATCAGTTCCACTAGCGGGTTGGCCTAGTATGGAGtgttcttctcctcactgCTTCTAGTCCTACGTTTACTTTTCCATGTGGACCCCTCATATGCCTTATTTGGATTGCTCCGGACGGAGTCTCGCATAAATGGCGGAAGTTGAAAATGGCTCTGCGAATGAGCCAACCCAGACACCTCCGGCTCTGTCGCAGGCAGACAACAAAGAGCATGGGGTAGATGTTTCCACGCACTCCGACGCCTCCGATGCTGTCGAAGAGGACAAGCCCACGCTCCCCCAGGATATGGAACGCCAAAAGATCGATGTCAATGATTCACAAGGTCACAAGGAAGTACAAAGCGAATTGGACTCTATTGAACCTACTGAGCCTATAGAAACATCTTCAGGCCCTTCGAAGGACGCTGTCGAGCCCCCAGCACCCGAAGATAAGCCATCGCTCCAGTCggaggccaaggatgaaaACACAGACAACACCCAAGATGGTAGCCAGGAAGTTAGTCCCGAACAGGGTTCTCCCGCCGAGAATCCAGATAGAGACTCTGTACCGCCCCAAGATGTACCTGTTCCGGACCCTCGCGTGCGCTCAGATTCGAGGTCAACGACTGCTACATTTGCGACACACCGTTCAGTTCCCGTTAGCTCCACTGTCTTCATTGTAACAGCTCTTGACACAATTGGCGCATCTCGAGAGGCCCGGAGGACCAAAGAATTAGAGGACGCTGTGAAGAGTGCGATTGCGAACGTCAAGCAATCGGATGGCCAACCCATAGATCCGGAAGTTATCTTTCGCCCTTTACTTCTTGCAACCAAGACTCTTAGCGTTCCTCTGCAAGTAACAGCACTCGATTGCATCGGGAAACTTATCACCTATTCATACTTCGCTTTCCCCAGTGCTCATGACGGCAATACCTCCCAAACCGAACCCACGCAAGAACAGCCACCGCTGATTGAACGAGCTATCGATGCGATCTGCGACTGTTTCGAGAACGAAGCCACGCCCAACGAGGTCCAACAACAAATCCTAAAATCACTCCTTGCGGCAGTTCTGAATGACAAAATTGTGGTTCACGGAGCTGGTCTCCTTAAAGCTGTCCGCCAGATATACAATATTTTCATCTACTCTAAGTCCAGTCAAAACCAGCAGATTGCCCAGGGATCCTTGACTCAGATGGTCAGCACAGTCTTTGACCGTGTTCGTGTAAGGCTTGAATTGAAAGAACTACACATACGTGATGGCGAAAAGGCACAGGGGTCCTCTTCTGACACTGTAACCCTGGATCCTGCGGAAAACCCTCAAACTAATGAGGAAGACCAAGGGTCTGACGTTGCCTCTGCTGCCGTCCCGGATCAACCCGTTGCTAAGGAGCCTACCGAGAAGTTGACATTGCAAAGTTTCGAGTCGAACAAAGATATCACATCTGTGAATGACAATGCTCCAACAACAGTTACGCGCGCCAAGGCCCGCCAGACCCCAGTGAGGTCCTTATCAATTTcaggggaggaaagagaagatggtgaaggcttagatgatgatgaagacgaagtaTATGTTAAAGATGCTTTCCTGGTTTTCCGGGCTCTATGCAAGCTGAGTCACAAGATTCTGAGCCACGAACAACAGCAGGATTTGAAGTCTCAAAACATGAGATCAAAACTGTTGTCCCTGCACCATATTCACTACCTAATCAACACCCACATTACCGTTTTCACGTCCCCTTTATTGACGATCAGGCAAAGCTCCAACAGCTCGGATGCGATGACTCTTCTACAAGCTGTTCGGCCTCACCTTTGCCTAAGTCTTAGCCGAAATGGCTCGAGCTCAGTGCCCAGAGTTTTCGAGGTGTGCTGTGAGATTTTCTGGCTTATGCTTAAGCATatgagagtgatgatgaagaaagaactTGAGGTGTTCTTGAAAGAGATCTATCTAGCTATACTTGAGAAGCGAAACGCACCCGCTTTTCAAAAGCAGTATTTTATGGAAATTCTGGAAAGATTGGCGGACGACCCGCGTGCACTAGTTGAGATATATCTCAATTATGACTGTGACAGGACCGCACTGGAGAACATCTTCCAAAATATCATCGAACAGCTTTCTCGGTACGCCAGCGTACCGGTCTCCATTACCGCAGCCCAGCAGCATCAGTTCCAGGAGCACCATGTTAAGATCTCTCGTTTAGGTCTTGAGTGGCACCAGCGTGGTACTTTACCTCCGACTCTTACTACCGCGAATGTATCCAACATTCAACAGCCTAATCTGCAGGGCGTTCCTTCTGAGTATACCCTCAAATACCAATCTGTCGAATCTTTGGTCGAAATACTGCAATCGTTAGACAACTGGGCCTCACAGCGTATGGCCGATCAGGCTGTCACTAATATCACGTCTCACAAATCCATTGATAATTCGAGAGAATCATTGGATACAAATGCCGGCGCATTCCTT from Aspergillus oryzae RIB40 DNA, chromosome 1 encodes the following:
- a CDS encoding golgi SNAP receptor complex member 2 family protein (predicted protein), whose protein sequence is MVLQLRKEREDAQSVTNRNELLGRRPHHTATPENPYAQSSLPQSSAFAPSSSRGGLSFGASPADYNRETHALREQSFLANTSIQLDEFLDRGRAVLADLGQQREVLKGTQRRLYSVANTLGVSGETIRKVERRAKQDKWIFWGGVLIFFLFCWAVLHFLR
- a CDS encoding putative pyruvate dehydrogenase complex, dihydrolipoamide acetyltransferase component (dihydrolipoamide acetyltransferase) is translated as MADVAIPIFRPQLPAFAALSRYYASKSFPPHTIISMPALSPTMLAGNIGAWQKKPGDSLQPGDVLVEIETDKAQMDFEFQEEGVLAKVLKETGEKEVAVGSPIAVLVEEGTDVSSFESFTAEDAGGDKGAAPAQESKEESKGAADAAPASTPAPEPAAQEPETSGEKLQPSLDREPTISPAAKALALEKGVPIKALKGTGRGGQITKEDVEKYKPSASAAAGPTYEDIPLTSMRKTIASRLQQSTRENPHFFVSTTLSVTKLLKLRQALNASADGKYKLSVNDFLVKACAAALQKVPAVNSSWHEENGQVVIRQHKNADISVAVATPAGLITPVVKNVQGLGLSSISNSIKDLGKRARDNKLKPEEYQGGTFTISNMGMNPAVERFTAVINPPQAGILAVGTTRKVAVPVETENGTEVEWDDQIIVTGSFDHKVVDGAVGAEWIKELKKVVENPLELLL
- a CDS encoding ATP-binding protein (predicted protein), whose translation is MADSSVTATAAASETKLEAEPPVDNNTIKPDTKSSVAVSESAPACKKHPSKEKDPNGRNRDSKKKSHKSKSSSVVTPSDDSSDGSDSSADSSSAEESVSEDEESPSKTVDDPDANEWDQYLFTVRRKFDWDNKYTETVVDLKSKYIRDALAKVMDGVKGVSLVQETAVVDPNMLFLYLEETRQYMNDLKQQAKTEKKRKAKKLAATKAALLKVLVKYLDTDYAETKKTLYPLLEANTITFDLLWALFKPNTIAYTPTYGNQDEPRAFKLEYATKESSFMKGQWYSIEGRYLEYDGKSFGMGTMLAEVESFKGARKITSLNCYPLKYHREAEDVKAKLIERGKKFVSMRGMNYRFHKGMAFYKKKRSVIKVNINGRVMIDPAIHRRINPNYPISTVRPKDADYIDDSDGAGSDGGCCCVSESDSDDPYVHRRDSDAPRVRYKVIQDKEGNPHVVEVELDENGNEIQKEQMDEVEDPSERDFTEEELLIASPVVLGFAFSEKLWLEFSISGISDINWNEDAFDSLVLPDNQKSIVKALVESHTFCAAQNIDDVIQGKGKGLVAVLHGPPGTGKTLTAEGIAELLKRPLYMVSAGELGTDSRTLEAELNKILDIAHSWGAVLLLDEADIFLEKRTIQDIHRNALVSIFLRLLEYFQGILFLTTNRVETFDDAFQSRIHVALRYGDLTTKAKRSVWKMFVEKVQAMDGVQTATFTEKDFDNLARHNLNGRQIKNSVRTAQALAVNEKTPLSMEHIKRVLEVAETFDHDLRGGTGYIDAMRSYT
- a CDS encoding malate dehydrogenase (NAD-dependent malate dehydrogenase), which encodes MFAARQSFNLLQKRAFSASASQASKVAVLGAAGGIGQPLSLLLKLNPRVSELALYDIRGGPGVAADLSHINTNSTVSGYEATPSGLRDALKGSEIVLIPAGVPRKPGMTRDDLFNTNASIVRDLAKAAAEASPEANILVISNPVNSTVPIVSEVFKSKGVYNPKRLFGVTTLDVVRASRFISQVQKTDPSNEAVTVVGGHSGVTIVPLLSQSSHPSIEGKTRDELVNRIQFGGDEVVKAKDGAGSATLSMAMAGARMAESLLKAAQGEKGVVEPTFVDSPLYKDQGVDFFASKVELGPNGVEKILPVGQVNAYEEKLLEACLGDLKKNIQKGIDFVKANP